ttttttattttgattttattaaatatcatGGTTTATATAGTTTATCCAAATGAGCTAGCATGGAATGTTTCTATAATAAGGATTGTTATCCAAAAGATTATCACAAAAACTCATACAACCCgatcaataaaaaatattattttttatgtcaaaaatattatttttaatccaGATATAGATACATACTCTAAGGTTATACATTCACTTTCTGAATAACTAAAAAAACcaataattgaattaatttttgcgATTAAGATAACGAGCTTGTTTTTTACAATACGTATAACAACGTTTTCCGATCTGAATTTTGCAAGTATAAGTTGACTGTGGTGAAATCCTTGTGAATTTTAGAGTAAAACTCGATCAGTTGTTCATTTACAAAATATCCCAAGTATTCATATCGATCAATTAAACACTTTCATTATCCTGAAATGAAATAAGAATAGTGATTAACAACAATATTGCATCATAATGAATTTGGATCCTCTGCTGTGGCTGCAAACACGACACCGtctttttacacgagatgatcaaCTGATTATCTCATTTAATCtgacaattttttaaatttatttgacaCTGAGTGAGGTCTATAAGATGATCAACTGATCATCTCGTATAAAAAATGCACATCATCAGGTGATGTGTTTCAACCACAGCAGAGGATTCAAATCACATCATTCTCTAATGGATAGAAACTCATACTGAATGCAAGAAACAAATTACATCGTCATTTATTTAAactagagtaggtctcttgtgagacggtctcacgaatctttaactgtgaaacggtcttacgaatctttaactgtgagacgagtcaaccctaccgatattcacaatgaaaagtaatactcttagcataaaaatgatgactcaaataagagatctgtctcaaaaAATACAATCTGTGAGAccggtctcacacaagtttttgtctttaaaCTAATCATAAATAAAAACAACTGAACAAGCACACAAAACGTGTATAGATTTACTAATATCTATTTACGGCCTCAGATTGTATATAAATGTGATGTCAATAGATATTTAAAGTAGCTAAGCAATTACCAGAGAGAAATTTTCTGAAGATAAAATACGTATGTGAAATTGTGTACAGATAGTTTAAGCTATCTAActcaaaatgaaatattataatATCTTATTTGTCACGCGCCGAGCTCGGGCCCTcgcctgcgtgactgcacaatagGCCCCTCTAGTAACTACTTTGTATTCGTTCTcgcttttacgaaaatgattaactcaaATTGTTATAGAAGTCAATTGTAAACTCattataaactaattttaaatctttaatttttaacatGTGGGATAAGGATATCACATCGCTTATCCACAATAACCCGAATactagtaaataaataaatacaggTTAAGACAAtaaaagtaaatatatataattagacGGTTTTCcaaatatatatcatatataatAATGTCGAAAAATAATACATGAATAAGAATTAAAATTAAACTGGAGCACCTCTCCTGATGCTGTTTACCCTAGCTGTTTCAGAAACAGGCCGaccatttaaataaaattcgaAGTCACAATTTGGCAATTCAAACAGATCCGAACTTGAATCTGTATCTCCGCAGTCATCACAATCACTGAATTTCCTGAACTCCTTTTCTTCCGATGTGTACTGATCGTCGATCCAATTCATGCCAGAATTCTTGTTAATCTCCTCAATCCAGGCATCATCCGTGCACTTTTTCTCAGTACAAAACTGATTCTGCAAAGATTTTGGCTTCTCATTCCCATCATCTTTAAGCTTCTGACGCTCAAACAAATCCCTGAGTTTGACTTCTTTGCCAGGTTTTGTGGGATTGGATTGCATAAAACCAGAACTCAAGCAAAAATTCCTGGATTTAGAATCAACATTTTTAGTATTAGTGTTGGTACGGAAATGGCTGATGCTGCTTCTCCTTTCCCTTCTTTCACAAGGTATttctttttcttgaaaatatttcGGGCCAACGGATTGGGATTTACGCTTCTTCTTCGATCTTGTTTGATTGAACAGTGAATTCAGGAAACTAGCGAGCTTACCGCCTGGAGAACTTGGCTGCCTGTAATATTTCTTGTTTTCCTTGCTCTTATATGAATCTTTTGCCTGATCTCGTGGAGTTATATCATCCCTCATTGTCGAATCGAGGCTCATTCTTGCAGCTCTCTGACCTTGGTGCAGCCTTTCTTTTCCGACGACTTTCTGAGAAAAATTCGAAGCATTGTTGAAGTTCCCCATTAATATTTGATCATCAACAGCACCGGAGAAATACTGAGCTGCCTCGAACACGTCGAGCTCCCCGGAATCGTTCCTCCAATTGAACTGAGTACTTGTACATGTTGTTAGGACTTTTGACATACATGGTTCTCTTGaattaatatttatatcatatGCAAGAATATTTAACTAGTTTGTTTTTGCTTAAAGGGGTGTGTTTCGTTGGGCGATGTATATAAAGAAATGGGGTGATTTTTCTACTCCAGTTAGGTTGGACGTACGTACCAGCCTTTTTGCCCCCACCAAAACGATTGGTTTACTTGTGATATTCAGTGTTTCGAATTTTcgtgaaattataaaaaaaataactctcgtaaaaaaacaattataaaaattctcacgtaaattaaaaaaaaatccctttttctttctaaattttacggaaaaaaacaaaaacaaatctcTTACCATTATTAACGTATACAAGCATGAAAATTATAACTGAAAGAGACGACATATTCAATGAATTTCACCGTGTGCATGTATTAATTATTGGCATGGAGAtgtctttatttattttgttgtaGGATTTGAAGATTTACAATATTTCAAATATGATTACATAAATCGTTACTTGATAAATCATGGAGAATCAAcaaaatatacaagaatatgTCGATGAAGTTGTTCTCTATCAACGTGGCCAACCATGAGCTTTGTTAATCCACCTAAACGTGTTTCATGTGTATATTTTAGTACCAACTCTCGAGTTTAGGACATCATGaatcctaaactgattagtcaaGTAATTCGATTTAGGGGAGTGtttgtaaaaatatatatttttaaaaaagtgaTTAAATTTGTATATTGTTCATAACTaggtaatatttgaaaataaaagtgaaaaactgttttttgtttttatttttttgaagatACACTATTTGGTAAATAAGTTATTTCAATactatttttataataaaatacaaaaaaatcatgaCAAGAGATAATGTTTGACTGTGTTGTGAAATATAAATGAATGtaaatgtaaattttttattacatgaaaatattttgaggatAGGAGCTAGTAATCagaaaattttctattttttttacccAAACAGTATAATAATTTTTGAAGAAGCAGAATCAAAAGATTGTTGCTCTCGGTGTAACATAATCCTTGCCCTAAATTTGAGTGGACCACCATGGATTTAGGTATATTATTTACAGTGTGTTCGGTTCTTTCAAAATATGGCTTTGGATTTGGATCTGGATTTGGATTTGAAATtggatttgaaaattcaaatatttgaaattttatttggagtttgatttaaaatttaaaattgattaCAAATCCATTTCTTGTTTGGAGaaaaaaatgattcaaatttGGAATTCTAAAATTTTACTAAGCTACCCCTAGAAATCATCTAAACTTAAGTAAAATTTGATGGGATTTAGATAAAAAAAGTAAATGTATGTTTTTAAAATCCAAATCCCACCAAATCTTATCAAATTTGTTGATATTTGGATATACTCATTGAATGAAATCTCATAAAATTCTAAACAAATCCGGATTCTTTTTTTGAATCACATTACGAAACAGTAAAAATaggattttaaaattcaaatcccATGAAATATCACAAATCCTGGTTGTCAAACACATTGTTAAGATGTGATCAAAAAATATGAGATGTAAATCCTAAGTATCAACCATTCATTATAATTTAAgaaataaactttttttttctttgatgCTCATCATCTAATTATGAAGAGATTATTATAATGGGGTCAGATTTTAATTAGTTGGATTagtttgaaaaatatatatagtgATCTTTTTCCAAGATAACAATTAATTTGGTTGTGGTTGAGAAAACAGTATCACATGGTTTTATTGGATATCATTTTGGCCTCTGTCTAAATACTCAGTATGAACAAATCCCAAAGAGACAACTTGAAATTTCacttttttgaagttcaaaaccATATGAGGAAGATCTTTGATTAAAACTTGCCTAGAATTTATAAAATCTTTATCAAATCATGTGTAATTAACTAGTGTAAGAAAAGTGAACCGATATCCTCGATTATGAATATAATCGAAACAACAAATATTCGATTCTATATTGATTTACGTAATAAATAGACGAAAAGGAAATATTCTacctatatatttttttatgtaaaatctGAAGTTTGAATCAATCTCTAGGTTGAAGTCTAGCTAATCGAATGTTATTAGCCAGTTAGTTGATCAATTATGATTCAATTATTATAAGTAACACATTGTGTCTGTTGAGTTTATGCTATAAAATAATTTAGTAgtgtaaaaattaaaataaaacatgatttCGATGTATTAACAATAAATGACAAAACTTTGTGTGAGACTGTcttacaggtcgtattttgtgagacatatatcttatttgggtcatccataaaaaaatattactttttattctaagagtattactttctgttgtgaatatcggtagggttgacccatccctcttacagataaagattcgtgagaccgtctaataGAATTATGGATTGGTGTTGAATGGGTCTTTGTATCCTCCGAATCTACTCTGTAACATGAATGGTTGCTTTCTTTTACTACACTCCAAGAATTTAAAGTGGTTCGTTTGGGCATTGTTTTCCTGAGTCCCACATCTCTTTGCCTTATAACGTCACAGCATTGATATTGAACACACATGGGATCTTTGTCCTAGTCGGGTAGCATCtatgtattttatattttagaGATATCTGAAAGTACaaatatctatttttttatAGGAAATCTCGGATTTTTTTCTAGTTGTATCGAGCTTCAGACTTCATCTCAAATTTAAGGTTTTAAGTTTCAGATAACATCGGCCGGATATAACGGTTCTTGAACCGGTTAACTTGTattttactatttcattttattCGGAAAATTTCTATAAATTAAAAATGTGATATTCTAAAACTagatttcaatttattttattattattggttGGATACGAAAAGATTCATGATTCTGTTATTTATCCTTCCAAACCTCTATCGTGAACTTGGAAATGAGGGAATCCGATAGatatttgttttaaattatttttttaatataaaaaataaagatatttgTTCGATTAAAGATACTTTTTTGGATGTTCCGAAGGAAAAAAGATATTTGTTTGAGTAGGAGGAGCTGTTATCTCAATTGGGCCAGCATGGGGTGTGCATCACCGGACATATTCCAGCATTGGTCATACTTTTTTGGACATCATGATTATTTGAAACTTCACAATTTtaattggcaaaaacttgtgtgagacggtctcacaggtcgtattttgtgaaacgaatatcttatttggatcatcaatgaaaaaaaattactttttatccTAAAAGTATTACTCTTTAATGTGATTATCAATAagattgacccatctcacatataaagattcgtgagaccgtctaacaaGATACCTACTTTTTTTACTAATACCTACAAAAATTCACttaaattttcaattaaaaacTTATCAATAAAGCAACTGTCTCACGAATCAACTAATagaatatttttcatttaaataaatatatagtaCACAATATTTTCCATAAAATAACTAATAAATCTTTAACCCGACTCGAATACTTTTTTGGTTACTTTATGTCATGAagaaatattttgtattatatgctgattttagtgaaaaatattatttttcactacAAGTATAGATCAATGACGAATTTTTCACTACAAGTATAGACCAGATCGTCATTGCTACATGAGACATCCTCAAACTTTATTTAAACGGTCGATAGTCTGTAATCCATCTCTTACCAATGTTCCAAGTTTGAGACAGCTTCACGAGTTTGAAATCTAGTTGTAACAAACCTCTCACCTAATATTTATCtttcaaaggaaaaaaaagggataaaatatcaaattgcACCTTTTCATGTACATCTCATTGAGATTAGACAATGACCAACTCAATACCAAACAAGAGGTTAAAGCAAAGAGACCGGAAAAGGCATAATGCTGTGTAACTTGTGTTTCGAGGATACATGTCAATATTACATTCCAAACATAGAGTAAAATGACGTGATCTCTTCATGATGATGGAAAACAGAAATTGCGATTATTTaataaagagtaggtctcttgtgagacgatctcacgaatctttatctgtgagatgggatattcacagtaaaaagtagtactcttagcataaaaagtaatattttttcatggatgacacaaataagatatctgtatctCAAAATACGATATGTGAGAACgtttcacacaattttttgcttttaataaatttcttcattaaacaataataatattattatgtgAATCTATAATATCATTCAAGTTGTAGAAATATCATATACGTGCTTAACTTTGTCATGTCCTTTTCTCGATTATCTAACAAAGCCCTACGTACCTTTATCACAATAAAAGGAAATGGCTCGTCACTTAGTTTTCTAGGGTACGCTTCTTTTaggaataaaaaatatatatgaattactaatatattaatattctAAGTCGGACTAAATTAATAAAAGGTAATATGtgataaataaatgaaaaaattcTTGTATATTTGTTTCTTTGCTATTTTAGTCATATATATTGttaattttcaattttagttttgtatctttcaatttttgacaattttaatcatttttcattaGAATAGATGATGTGAGATGACGATATTTGCGCTCCATATGTGCTATATCAACTTAACgtaaaaaatttactaaaattgTCAAAGAATAAAGATAACAGAATAAGACTAACAAATGcctaaaaccatttaattatctTGAATCAACAAACGCCTAAAACCAGGGGCAGGAAATTACCGAAAATATACCGCACTTAATGtattgaaaatactgaaattttCGTTACGGGATATCGTACataaatatttgatatcaatatcgatatgagatttataaaatttcaatattttcacgATATGAAATTGTCGCATAAACAATATGCACTATTTTTGGATATGTTATACTCCAACAAGTTCGGATATTTTTGAAACCAATTAGCAACAAACATTTTCTTACATTTCTATTTCAGTTTGTGTAAAGTCATGAAGAACAGACCGAAAAGATctctttaattaataaataagtcATTCGCACCCGATTCCTATCATTAGTATCATAACTTCATATTGTGGGTCGTTGTCTAGGGTCTGCTGGAAGGTTTTCATAATCAAGAACCCTTTTTTAATTAGGGAGTGCAAAGATTCAATCATTGTAGattttttttggtaaatatatatagagatttAAGCACAgtctaatattttttaaagataTCACGGTACAAACAACTCATAAAAGTTAATATCTAGAATACCTATTTAATTTTCACAGTAAATAAATGTAGATTTTCGATATTTCAAAAAGAGTTTAGTGCAAATAACTCATAAaagtgataaatttattttatcaattcttttatttaatagaatttaattttgaaagtacatttaaaaatagttttaaaatgtAAATCTTGAATCTAAGTGAAACTTGTCTTATATTACACGGGttacatattaatttaaataatatataaattttgaaaaatgatattGAATAAACttctattttgaaaattaactcTCCTATTTCGAATACACTAggaacaataattttttttttaaaaaaataccaaaGTCATTTTGCTAACTATTTTCATA
The Primulina tabacum isolate GXHZ01 chromosome 9, ASM2559414v2, whole genome shotgun sequence DNA segment above includes these coding regions:
- the LOC142556571 gene encoding protein BIG GRAIN 1-like E, with product MSKVLTTCTSTQFNWRNDSGELDVFEAAQYFSGAVDDQILMGNFNNASNFSQKVVGKERLHQGQRAARMSLDSTMRDDITPRDQAKDSYKSKENKKYYRQPSSPGGKLASFLNSLFNQTRSKKKRKSQSVGPKYFQEKEIPCERRERRSSISHFRTNTNTKNVDSKSRNFCLSSGFMQSNPTKPGKEVKLRDLFERQKLKDDGNEKPKSLQNQFCTEKKCTDDAWIEEINKNSGMNWIDDQYTSEEKEFRKFSDCDDCGDTDSSSDLFELPNCDFEFYLNGRPVSETARVNSIRRGAPV